The Salvia miltiorrhiza cultivar Shanhuang (shh) chromosome 1, IMPLAD_Smil_shh, whole genome shotgun sequence genome has a window encoding:
- the LOC131012004 gene encoding uncharacterized protein LOC131012004, translating into MASSSQANVPYLRRDTIDQTEVAISTYYRDSHFPDLVETLNVVGEQCNSDLLGRFRASCFGHFTDWRPGAKSNKALHQIVSRQIVSEENEMCFFLCGARVRFSPADYALVTGLNFGGSRFDATLQHDCSRVEAYRRFCGARSMTIQSLIKRVCDLDRRVDDEDGSLYLRAVLVCVAHTLVLGLDARVQPWLWVLVDDLAAFDRFPWGAYSYKMLCHYTRETGKGEKYHFYGPSWALYVWALERVPGFGHMVAASSGDPTAHPRCLRWTFRGKPKLHGLRDLFEGQGGVMPLDPDDDDLSSHYFISALTPGELSVSFRPPDNPLARGVQFPQGTGARVVEERGDEEDVPRQPRTTRSHSVRGPVRDARQHEPARLSVDPGSRPVRDARPHEPARHSVDPGKRPAPHTSSSSSGSRTVSSPSEGEVDRKWVKKTIRQEIKKAFGKFVEKLKSKGKKDRCKKSKHFRVPDSPDDDDQRRSPDPPQPRSPPQPRSPPPSASGPDASGPSVSRPCDDDPRDEEPRHPETQAYPSRPSDYAHSRPAETPDYNEQWRAMNQSVQGDYTPAAQTFDWSTQVYPHWSSPFLKPQYRTETPIFFAEPLTSIAPHEWGQSSSAGQAQTEEPEPQAEQPQVLLLQHPEQPPAELPRRSQRVRRPSNFQRSPWVNSQMPRPVTQTCSDHYEKWMARCREGRGREIYVKASGGLREYDDFARVDNVSQEFTTGDIDLYFLTLRNRLRGSLDLLDDVDMNNTIIVDTDWFIYLKKEFDALLDKWAGSEFGPKEFHVLTSTALADDWQPAIEWVCQVRGKSLKGHELPPGHIGWMDAAQVLMPVIIGHHFILCRIRLGDAVCEVYDPVFHKLTPRQQNDRVGDLLPLLRLLPAVLQVSRWLDDTSIDATVAKSKWPLMTAVFAPAEVQFHQQDSVSCGPFVCMYAERLISGSPSIEWGNHNVAAYRAKIARSIFSLCETRTHRITRLGFA; encoded by the exons gcgAATGTCCCATATCTTCGTCGCGACACTATAGACCAGACGGAGGTTGCTATCAGCACCTACTATAGGGATTCACATTTTCCGGATctggttgaaactttaaatgtggTCGGCGAACAGTGCAATTCAGATTTATTGGGAAGATTTAGAGCATCATGTTTTGGGCATTTCACTGATTGGAGGCCCGGCGCGAAGAGCAATAAAGCATTACACCAGATTGTATCGAGGCAGATTGTGTCAGAAGAAAATGAGATGTGCTTCTTTCTGTGCGGAGCACGAGTCAGATTTTCCCCTGCGGACTACGCATTAGTGACTGGGCTCAATTTCGGGGGATCGAGGTTCGATGCGACATTACAGCACGACTGCAGTCGCGTGGAGGCATACCGACGATTCTGCGGTGCGCGAAGCATGACCATACAGTCGCTCATCAAACGCGTGTGCGATTTGGATCGTCGAGTGGATGATGAGGATGGGAGCCTGTACCTTCGTGCTGTCCTCGTGTGTGTGGCTCACACCCTTGTTCTTGGGTTGGATGCGCGGGTACAGCCGTGGCTTTGGGTGTTGGTGGATGATCTGGCtgcatttgatagattcccctggGGCGCGTATTCGTATAAGATGTTATGCCATTATACGAGAGAGACAGGAAAGGGCGagaagtatcacttctacggtccttcgtgggctttatatgTCTGGGCATTGGAGCGCGTCCCGGGCTTCGGACACATGGTCGCAGCATCTAGCGGTGATCCGACAGCGCACCCTCGGTGTTTGAGATGGACTTTCAGGGGTAAGCCGAAGCTTCACGGTCTGCGCGATCTATTCGAGGGACAG GGTGGTGTCATGCCCCTGGACCCCGATGATGACGATCTGTCGAGTCACTACTTCATATCAGCGCTGACACCGGGCGAACTCTCGGTGAGCTTCAGGCCCCCCGACAACCCATTAGCTCGGGGTGTCCAATTTCCACAGGGCACCGGAGCCCGTGTTGTGGAGGAGCGCGGGGACGAGGAGGATGTACCTAGACAGCCTCGTACGACTCGCAGTCACAGTGTCCGGggccctgtgagggatgctcgacAGCACGAGCCGGCTCGTCTTTCAGTAGATCCGGGCTCGCgccctgtgagggatgctcgaccccacgagccggctcgtcattcagtAGATCCGGGCAAGCGCCCAGCGCCGCATACTTCTTCATCGTCGAGCGGATCTCGGACTGTATCCAGTCCCAGCGAGGGTGAGGTGGATCGTAAGTGGGTGAAGAAGACGATCCGTCAGGAGATTAAGAAGGCCTTCGGCAAATTCGTGGAGAAACTGAAGAGCAAGGGTAAAAAGGATAGGTGCAAGAAGAGCAAACATTTCCGAGTGCCCGACTCCCCTGATGATGATGACCAGCGACGGTCCCCTGATCCTCCACAGCCACGGTCTCCTCCACAGCCACGGTCTCCTCCACCCAGTGCTTCAGGGCCCGACGCTTCAGGGCCAAGCGTTTCACGTCCCTGCGACGACGACCCCCGCGATGAGGAACCACGCCATCCAGAGACCCAGGCCTACCCATCACGCCCTTCAGATTATGCCCATTCCCGCCCAGCAGAGACCCCGGATTACAACGAGCAGTGGCGGGCCATGAATCAGTCTGTTCAGGGCGACTACACACCGGCAGCGCAGACTTTTGACTGGTCGACCCAGGTCTACCCTCATTGGTCTTCCCCATTCCTGAAGCCGCAGTATAGGACAGAGACCCCGATATTCTTTGCTGAACCgctcacttctattgcaccacaTGAGTGGGGACAGTCCAGTTCGGCAGGGCAGGCTCAGACGGAGGAGCCTGAGCCACAGGCAGAGCAGCCACAGGTACTGCTGCTGCAGCACCCAGAGCAGCCGCCAGCAGAGCTCCCGCGTCGCAGTCAGAGGGTGAGACGTCCGTCTAACTTTCAGAGATCGccttgggttaatagccaaatgCCACGTCCAGTGACACAAACCTGCAGTGACCATTATGAGAAGTGGATGGCTAGGTGTCGAGAGGGTAGGGGTCGTGAGATTTATGTCAAGGCAAGTGGTGGTTTGCGGGAGTACGACGACTTCGCGCGGGTGGATAATGTCAGCCAGGAATTCACAACTGGG GATATTGACTTGTATTTCTTGACCTTGAGAAATAGACTTCGAGGTTCCCTGGATTTACTGGATGACGTAGATATGAATAACACAATCATAGTAGACACGGATTGGTTT ATATACCTCAAGAAAGAGTTTGACGCTCTATTGGATAAGTGGGCAGGAAGTGAGTTCGGCCCCAAGGAGTTTCATGTATTGACTAGTACAGCACTGGCTGATGATTGGCAGCCTGCTATAGAGTGGGTCTGCCAAGTACGTGGAAAATCACTTAAGGGCCATGAACTTCCTCCTGGTCATATAGGATGGATGGATGCCGCACAG GTTCTCATGCCAGTCATAATTGGCCACCATTTTATCCTATGTCGGATTCGGTTAGGAGACGCCGTATGCGAGGTCTATGACCCAGTATTCCACAAGCTAACACCTCGACAACAGAATGATCGAGTTGGTGATTTATTACCTTTACTGAGATTGTTGCCAGCTGTCCTTCAGGTGTCGAGGTGGCTAGACGACACATCCATTGATGCGACAGTGGCAAAGAGCAAGTGGCCACTTATGACGGCAGTGTTTGCTCCAGCGGAGGTTCAGTTTCACCAGCAGGACTCTGTCAGCTGCGGGCCTTTCGTCTGCATGTATGCTGAACGACTGATATCTGGCTCTCCATCCATTGAGTGGGGTAACCACAACGTGGCGGCATACAGGGCCAAGATTGCTAGATCTATATTTTCGTTGTGTGAAactaggacacatcgtatcacTAGACTTGGTTTTGCATAG
- the LOC131005315 gene encoding uncharacterized protein LOC131005315, whose protein sequence is MNEYGRYFVVNYGGAFNGYEYIGGSSKNLHIFGDTMASTVYMINYLMMENSLSTNYSLYYLTKRLNGRVYSKNILADDNDLLQLLASQPHFPEIYVVEDDYSGGVYVPSFDLPQSFGYGGESSATFEGGDGLEAIQRYAYLDLSAGDSPAQQSVEPSVTWGNDQSTGWPSWDEPNPYQYDRLITDRCWGPADDQYTYEPQFVEDAGNVDEDYVPSSEAETDTSASEDLSEPENVRRAGIEYAGWQNLQIDEDDDEQVPGADELTNWLVPVIPLDAAATVVDIEDYQLLPRELSKNMYFNSKDDLIVAIGLWNMKQGKEFSVSKSDSRRVYVKCKHSDTCPFKLHASSQDGVIWGVYKFTNEHSCDGELGRVARIKAPAKVVAAYLAQKIHDDCEILKPKAIQLELRREFGVQIKYDVALRARNRATEMVYGRHDQSFEMLPKYLYMLRQSNPGSRVEWEVDDDGRFKHLFVALAASATPFMFSLRPVIVVDGTHLKGKNRGILFVAVTKDGNESLFPLAYGVGPKENDESWSYFMSRIRRVYGQADPLLIVSDQHISIANAIRNELPNATHGLCYYHLQNNLKHYGKAVVEVYRQAAFAYEKSDFNRAMNALKVMKRAAYDKLMGIGPEKWARSMCSMPVRRYSFMTSNAAEAFNSRLLWARRLPICSMLEAIRIVIEKWFSERLRAAQQIEQGLTVEAGKRVAIEVQKSRRYTAQRLSGMKYKVQTADRSFKVDLEKKKCECRVFQLDQLPCSHSIAAISEAGDTIAEYVDSYYTNDFLIDTYSREVNNLPPRRQWLVPEHIAEQVVLPLIVKGQAGRPKEGRHRGGGEGTSTQADESSSIRRRKPKKCSICHEEGHSKRTCAGRATEPRE, encoded by the exons atgaatgaatatgggagatactttgtggttaattatggaggtgccttcaatggttatgagtacatcggcggctcttctaagaatttgcatattttcggagacacaATGGCCAGTACGGTGTACATGATAAATTACCTGATGAtggagaattcattgagcactaattacagcttgtattatttgacgaagagattaaatggcagggtatacagtaaaaatattcttgccgatgacaatgatttgcttcagttgctggcgtcgcagccacattttcctgagatttatgttgtTGAAGACGATTACAGTGGAGGAGTGTATGTTCCTTCGttcgatctccctcaatctttcgggtatggaggtgaatccagtgcaacattcgaaggtggggacggattggaagcaatccaaagatatgcttatttagacCTATCAGCCGGAGATTCACCGGCGCAACAAAGTGTTGAACCGTCGGTCACTTGGGGTAATGATCAGTCAACGGGTTGGCCTTCATGGGATGAGCCAAATCCGTACCAGTACGATCGCCTAATAACTGATCGTTGTTGGGGTCCAGCTGATGATCAATATACGTACGAGCCTCAGTTCGTGGAGGATGCTGGTAATGTAGATGAAGATTATGTTCCATCGTCTGAAGCCGAGACTGATACAAGCGCCTCTGAAGACTTGTCGGAGCCAGAGAACGTGAGAAGGGCGGGGATTGAATATGCAGGTTGGCAGAATTTGCAGATCGACGAGGATGATGACGAACAGGTTCCTGGAGCAGAtgaactaactaattggttagttccggTTATCCCGTTGGACGCCGCAGCGACAGTTGTGGATATTGAAGATTATCAGCTATTGCCTCGGGAGTTGTCaaagaatatgtatttcaatagcaaagatgatctgatcgttgcaatcggtctgtggaacatgaagcaggGCAAGGAATTTTCTGTCAGCAAATCAGACAGCAGACGAGTCTACGTCAAATGCAAGCATTCAGATACGTGCCCCTTCAAGCTCCATGCATCGTCACAAGATGGAGTCATTTGGGGAGTGTATAAGTTCACCAATGAGCACTCATGCGACGGTGAGCTAGGGCGCGTAGCGCGAATAAAGGCCCCCGCAAAAGTCGTCGCAGCATATTTAGCACAGAAGATACACGACGATTGCGAGATCTTGAAGCCGAAGGCCATCCAGCTGGAGCTGCGACGTGAGTTTGGCGTACAGATCAAGTACGATGTTGCATTGCGAGCCCGTAATCGAGCCACTGAGATGGTTTATGGTCGACATGATCAGTCCTTCGAGATGCTGCCCAAGTACTTATACATGTTGAGACAATCCAATCCCGGTTCGAGGGTGGAGTGGGAAGTTGACGATGATggccgattcaaacacttatttgttgctcttgcagcttcggctacccctttcatgttcagcttacggccagtgattgtcgtcgatggcacacacttgaagggcaagaataggggtattttgtttgttgcagtGACGAAGGACGGCAACGAGAGTTTGTTCCCACTCGCGTATGGTGTTGGCCCGAAAGAAAACGATGAATCGTGGAGTTATTTCATGTCACGCATTCGACGTGTTTATGGCCAAGCCGATCCACTTTTGATTGTCTCTGATCAGCATATCTCCATTGCCAATGCTATCAGGAATGAGTTACCAAATGCAACCCACGGCCTATGCTACTACCATTTGCAAAATAACCTGAAGCATTACGGTAAGGCAGTGGTCGAGGTGTATCGACAAGCTGCATTTGCGTACGAGAAGTCCGACTTCAATAGGgctatgaacgccctgaagGTTATGAAGAGAGCCGCGTACGATAAACTAATGGGGATTGGGCCGGAGAAGTGGGCTCGTTCGATGTGTTCTATGCCTGTGCGACGCTACAGTTTTATGACATCAAATGCTGCTGAAGCTTTTAATTCCAGATTGTTGTGGGCAAGAAGACTTCCTATATGCTCGATGTTAGAGGCAATCAGAATTGTTATTGAGAAATGGTTCAGCGAGCGACTAAGGGCTGCACAACAAATCGAGCAAGGCTTGACTGTTGAGGCTGGTAAAAGGGTAGCTATTGAAGTCCAAAAAAGTCGTCGATACACTGCACAAAGGTTGAGTGGCATGAAGTATAAGGTGCAAACTGCTGACAGAAGCTTCAAGGTGGATCtagagaagaaaaaatgcgaATGTCGAGTATTTCAGCTAGACCAACTGCCCTGTTCTCATTCAATCGCTGCAATAAG tGAAGCCGGTGATACGATCGCGGAGTATGTAGACTCGTACTACACGAATGACTTTCTTATCGATACTTACTCTCGCGAAGTTAATAATCTCCCGCCGAGACGCCAGTGGTTGGTTCCCGAGCACATCGCGGAGCAGGTTGTATTACCTCTGATTGTAAAAGGTCAAGCGGGGCGCCCAAAAGAAGGTAGACATCGAGGCGGTGGTGAAGGCACCAGCACACAAGCCGATGAGTCTTCTAGTATCAGGCGTCGTAAACCAAAGAAGTGCAGCATCTGCCATGAAGAAGGACACAGCAAGAGAACGTGCGCTGGCAGGGCGACTGAGCCCAGGGAGTAG